One window from the genome of Spirosoma rhododendri encodes:
- a CDS encoding glycosyltransferase family 2 protein: MNPDLSVVITTHHQPAHLLKCLDALGRQSLPRHQFEIIVVDDGDSPAMAAAVALFTRQLNQQHGTLDIRYLPQPISRGAATARNRGWQAARGRIVAFTNDECLPQPTWLANALACFNDATEFVIGQLWLQPAYIADPVSPDVLNIDPVSLLSANCFCRKTTLERVGGFLETAYSRQADLSLLANLTRQGVSIKNSRNTSVIHCLRGQHELLSQRQHPYGANAADHNQQERKPWKRAGINDQSLPVYWAAISGAFTGLTGLLTGEVLLTVVGLGVWFLLPALFGRREQPKAQRQTAFIRLVGIQLATPFVSVYWQLHSKFRHSVTD; this comes from the coding sequence ATGAATCCCGATCTTTCGGTAGTCATTACCACACACCATCAACCCGCTCATTTATTAAAATGCCTCGACGCACTGGGGCGTCAGTCTCTACCACGCCATCAGTTTGAGATTATCGTCGTCGATGATGGGGATTCGCCAGCTATGGCCGCAGCCGTTGCGCTGTTCACCCGGCAACTCAATCAGCAGCATGGCACGCTGGATATCCGGTACCTTCCCCAACCTATCAGCCGGGGAGCCGCCACCGCCCGCAACCGGGGCTGGCAGGCCGCGCGGGGCCGGATTGTTGCCTTCACCAACGACGAATGTTTACCCCAGCCTACCTGGCTTGCCAATGCGCTCGCCTGTTTCAACGATGCCACTGAGTTTGTCATCGGCCAGTTGTGGCTGCAACCTGCCTACATTGCTGATCCGGTCAGTCCTGACGTATTAAACATCGATCCGGTCAGTCTGTTATCCGCAAACTGCTTTTGTCGCAAAACTACGCTTGAACGCGTGGGCGGATTTCTGGAAACCGCTTACAGCCGACAGGCCGACCTGTCGTTACTGGCCAATCTGACCCGGCAGGGTGTCTCCATAAAAAACAGCAGAAATACGTCTGTTATTCATTGCCTGCGCGGCCAGCACGAGCTGCTCAGCCAGCGGCAGCACCCCTACGGAGCCAATGCCGCAGATCACAATCAGCAGGAGCGGAAACCCTGGAAGCGGGCGGGTATTAACGACCAGTCGCTGCCCGTCTACTGGGCCGCTATCAGTGGGGCATTCACCGGCCTGACGGGGCTACTGACGGGTGAGGTACTGCTGACGGTAGTGGGGCTCGGCGTCTGGTTTTTGTTGCCAGCCCTGTTTGGCCGACGGGAGCAACCGAAGGCCCAGCGGCAAACCGCCTTCATCCGCCTGGTGGGCATTCAGCTGGCCACCCCCTTCGTGTCTGTTTACTGGCAGCTACACAGCAAATTCAGACACAGCGTTACAGATTGA
- a CDS encoding alkaline phosphatase family protein codes for MQKTVVLDVVGLSYSLIGEHTPFLKQWMESRNRATIDPMLPALTTSVQSTYVTGKWPSETGIVGNGWYDRTDAEVKMWKQSNKLVSGEKIWERARREDPSFTVSKMFWWYNMYSSADYSATPRPQYPSDGIKLPDCYTQPADLRDRLQQELGTFPLFHFWGPQTTIKSSRWIADASMLVDKWHDPTLTLIYLPHLDYCLQKFGAPTAGQTIPNVASDLREIDDVCRDLIQYYEQKGADVIVLSEYGITNVSRPVHLNRILRDAGMIRYREERGLELFDAGASPAFALSDHQVAHVYINDPTVYEQVRTLLEKTPGVERVLDREQQKAEHIDHERAGDLVVVADADSWFTYYYWLDDARAPDFARLVAIHQKPGYDPAEMFMDQTNPLIKLKAGYKLGRKMLGFRYLMNVISLDATLVKGSHGRTGTPPEYHPVFISNHPTAKSLSAVEVYDQIWETLTAPVISQP; via the coding sequence ATGCAAAAGACTGTAGTACTCGACGTTGTGGGGCTGTCGTATTCGCTCATTGGCGAGCATACTCCCTTTCTGAAACAGTGGATGGAAAGCCGCAACCGGGCCACCATCGACCCGATGCTTCCCGCCCTTACCACGTCTGTACAGTCGACGTATGTGACGGGCAAATGGCCCAGCGAAACAGGCATCGTCGGCAACGGCTGGTACGACCGGACGGATGCCGAAGTGAAGATGTGGAAGCAATCGAACAAACTGGTGTCTGGTGAGAAAATCTGGGAACGCGCCCGGCGCGAAGACCCGTCGTTCACCGTCTCGAAGATGTTCTGGTGGTACAACATGTACTCCTCGGCCGACTACTCCGCCACCCCCCGCCCGCAGTACCCTTCCGACGGCATCAAACTCCCCGACTGCTACACCCAGCCCGCCGACCTGCGCGACCGCCTTCAGCAGGAACTCGGCACGTTTCCGCTGTTTCATTTCTGGGGACCGCAGACAACCATCAAAAGTTCGCGCTGGATCGCCGACGCGTCGATGCTGGTCGATAAGTGGCACGACCCGACGCTCACGCTCATCTACCTGCCACACCTCGACTACTGCCTGCAAAAGTTTGGTGCTCCCACGGCCGGACAGACAATCCCGAACGTGGCCAGCGACCTGCGCGAGATCGACGATGTCTGCCGCGACCTGATTCAGTATTACGAACAAAAAGGGGCCGACGTAATCGTGTTGTCGGAATACGGCATCACCAACGTCAGTCGCCCTGTGCATTTAAACCGGATTCTGCGCGACGCCGGTATGATTCGCTACCGGGAAGAGCGCGGCCTTGAACTGTTCGACGCGGGCGCGTCACCCGCCTTTGCCCTGTCGGACCATCAGGTTGCCCATGTGTACATCAACGACCCTACGGTGTACGAGCAGGTACGGACCTTGCTGGAAAAGACGCCCGGCGTCGAGCGTGTGCTGGACCGTGAACAGCAGAAAGCCGAGCACATCGACCACGAGCGGGCCGGTGATCTGGTTGTCGTGGCCGACGCAGACAGCTGGTTTACCTACTACTACTGGCTCGACGATGCCCGCGCACCCGATTTTGCCCGGCTGGTAGCCATTCACCAGAAACCCGGCTACGACCCCGCCGAGATGTTTATGGACCAGACGAATCCGCTTATCAAGCTCAAGGCAGGCTACAAACTGGGGCGTAAGATGCTCGGTTTCCGCTACCTGATGAACGTAATCTCGCTGGATGCCACACTGGTCAAAGGGTCGCACGGGCGTACCGGTACCCCGCCCGAGTACCATCCCGTATTCATCAGCAACCACCCAACGGCAAAAAGCCTGTCGGCAGTCGAGGTATACGATCAGATCTGGGAAACACTCACGGCACCGGTTATCAGTCAGCCCTGA
- the eboE gene encoding metabolite traffic protein EboE, which translates to MKTAIGHLGYCTNIHPGESWADHFAELQRAIPVLKTQLTPPADGAPTGPFGIGLRLSNQASEELEQPENLIAFQHWLTDHDCYVFTMNGFPYGGFHHTVVKDQVHAPDWTTEARVEYTKRLFRLLAILLPVDELGNAIQGGISTSPLSYRHWFEWNLPAARDYLFSQTTQNILEVVAELITLRQQTDRLMHLDIEPEPDGLLETTDEFIAWYTDYLLPMGIEQLTEQFGLTDEAAEAAICEHVRLCYDVCHAAVSYERPVDVLDKLKEYGLRVGKVQISAALKADFPAGDAVERDAVKDTFARFNEPTYLHQVVARTTDGQLLHFADLPDALTAFDDTHVEWRAHFHVPLFADGYGRLHSTRDAIIEVINLQKERSFTNQFEVETYTWDVLPPELKTNLADSIARELNWVVQLV; encoded by the coding sequence ATGAAAACGGCTATTGGTCACCTCGGCTACTGCACCAACATTCACCCCGGCGAAAGCTGGGCCGATCACTTCGCGGAACTTCAGCGGGCCATTCCAGTCCTGAAAACGCAGTTGACACCACCCGCCGACGGCGCGCCGACGGGTCCCTTTGGCATCGGCCTGCGGCTGTCGAATCAGGCAAGTGAAGAACTGGAGCAACCCGAAAATCTGATTGCTTTCCAGCACTGGCTGACCGACCACGACTGCTACGTGTTTACGATGAATGGCTTCCCGTATGGCGGCTTTCACCACACGGTCGTGAAGGATCAGGTGCACGCGCCCGACTGGACCACCGAAGCACGGGTCGAATACACGAAGCGCCTGTTCAGGCTGCTGGCGATTCTGCTGCCGGTCGATGAGCTGGGCAACGCCATTCAGGGCGGCATTTCGACCTCGCCCCTTTCCTACCGGCACTGGTTTGAGTGGAACCTGCCAGCGGCCCGCGACTATTTGTTTTCGCAGACGACGCAGAATATCCTTGAAGTCGTAGCCGAACTGATTACGCTCCGGCAACAGACGGACCGGCTGATGCACCTCGACATCGAACCCGAACCCGACGGGCTGCTCGAAACCACCGACGAATTTATTGCCTGGTATACCGACTACCTGCTGCCAATGGGTATCGAACAGCTGACCGAACAGTTTGGCCTGACCGATGAAGCCGCCGAAGCCGCTATCTGCGAACACGTCCGGCTCTGCTACGACGTTTGCCACGCGGCTGTCAGCTACGAACGCCCGGTCGATGTGCTCGACAAGCTGAAAGAATACGGCCTGCGGGTGGGTAAAGTCCAGATCAGCGCGGCCCTGAAAGCTGATTTCCCGGCTGGCGATGCCGTTGAACGCGACGCAGTAAAAGACACCTTCGCCAGATTCAACGAGCCAACGTACCTGCATCAGGTGGTGGCCCGCACAACCGACGGGCAGCTACTGCATTTCGCCGATCTGCCCGATGCGCTGACGGCCTTCGACGATACACATGTCGAATGGCGGGCGCACTTCCACGTACCGCTGTTTGCCGACGGATACGGGCGTCTTCACTCAACCCGCGACGCGATAATCGAGGTTATCAACCTGCAAAAAGAACGCTCATTCACCAATCAGTTTGAGGTCGAAACCTACACCTGGGATGTGCTCCCGCCCGAGCTCAAAACCAACCTCGCCGACTCCATCGCGCGGGAGTTGAACTGGGTGGTGCAGTTGGTTTAA
- a CDS encoding 3-dehydroquinate synthase: MDHLQQEFSVRFSYPVFFTDDLFNPANLLFADFFNASASTIRRKLLFVIDSGVVEAHPQLVDSIRAYVTQHLPALDLVDDLLLIPGGEVAKNEPDAVETIVDAIDRYGVDRHSFVVGIGGGSVLDMVGYAAAISHRGIRHVRVPTTVLSQNDSGVGVKNGVNYRGKKNFLGTFVPPVAVFNDSTFLTTLDDRDWRAGMAEAIKVALIKDRPFFDWLDSNATALAHRDLPAMQYLIHRCADLHLKHIAGGDPFEMGSSRPLDFGHWSAHKLEQLTNFELRHGEAVAIGIALDTIYSAQLGWLSQSDADRVLALLRTLGFALYQPMLDANDSADVLKGLAEFREHLGGQLTIMLLTSLGTGVEVHEMDDERVRQAIVQLKRTEPQPA; encoded by the coding sequence ATGGATCATCTGCAACAAGAGTTCAGCGTCCGTTTTTCATACCCGGTTTTTTTCACGGACGATCTGTTTAACCCAGCCAATCTACTTTTTGCCGACTTCTTCAACGCGTCAGCCAGTACCATTCGTCGGAAGTTGCTGTTTGTTATCGATTCAGGCGTTGTTGAGGCACACCCGCAGCTGGTCGATTCAATTCGTGCGTATGTCACCCAGCACCTGCCCGCGCTCGATTTGGTTGACGATCTCCTGCTGATACCGGGGGGCGAAGTGGCCAAGAATGAGCCCGACGCCGTCGAAACGATCGTTGACGCCATCGACCGCTATGGTGTCGACCGGCACTCGTTTGTCGTTGGCATTGGCGGAGGATCGGTACTCGACATGGTCGGGTACGCAGCTGCTATTTCGCACCGGGGCATCCGGCACGTTCGCGTGCCAACGACCGTGCTATCGCAGAACGACTCAGGCGTGGGTGTTAAAAACGGGGTCAACTATCGGGGCAAAAAGAATTTCCTCGGCACGTTTGTTCCGCCCGTAGCGGTGTTCAACGACAGCACTTTCCTCACCACGCTCGACGACCGCGACTGGCGGGCGGGCATGGCGGAAGCCATCAAAGTAGCCCTGATTAAAGACCGCCCTTTCTTCGACTGGCTCGACAGCAACGCGACAGCCCTCGCCCACCGCGACCTGCCCGCGATGCAGTACCTGATTCACCGCTGCGCCGATCTGCACCTAAAGCACATTGCCGGCGGAGACCCCTTCGAAATGGGCTCGTCGCGACCACTGGATTTTGGCCACTGGAGCGCCCACAAACTCGAACAGCTTACCAACTTTGAACTGCGTCATGGCGAGGCCGTCGCCATCGGCATCGCGCTCGACACCATTTACTCGGCGCAGCTTGGCTGGCTCAGCCAGTCGGACGCCGACCGGGTGCTTGCCCTGTTGCGGACGCTGGGCTTCGCGCTTTACCAGCCCATGCTCGACGCCAACGATAGTGCCGACGTGCTGAAGGGACTGGCCGAATTCCGCGAACACCTCGGCGGGCAGCTCACGATTATGCTGCTGACCAGCCTTGGCACCGGCGTGGAAGTACACGAGATGGACGACGAGCGGGTGCGGCAGGCAATTGTACAGTTGAAACGGACCGAACCGCAACCCGCATGA